A single genomic interval of Pectinophora gossypiella chromosome 22, ilPecGoss1.1, whole genome shotgun sequence harbors:
- the LOC126377123 gene encoding BTB/POZ domain-containing protein KCTD9, with protein MKRVYVYQNRTQDVGKLVALEETKDFITHLCALFRRPIDSIRLYTVNGCEINDLRLIRDEEKIYLCSGSETDDCDECKVENSLENRLKKLIIEDEESPTENSASSDWITLNVGGRHFTTSRSTLLAKEPSSMLARMFAYTNNNMYLMSPSARDETGAYLIDRSPEYFEPILNYLRHGEVILDKHVNPKGVLEEASFYGIESMIPELQQLVEDYKSNTGRKEVLTRMDVVRAIILTPTSSELRFQGVDMSGADLSRLDLRNINFKYACLSNCNLTGANLSHCCLERADLSHANLEGAQLLGVKALCANMEGANLKGSNMEDPLGSRAVMEGVNLKGANLEGSNMAGVNLRVATLKNANLRNCDLRTAVLAGADLEYCDLSGSDLHDANLRGANLKDTAFELMLTPLHMSQTIR; from the exons ATGAAGCGCGTATATGTGTATCAAAATAGGACCCAAGATGTTGGTAAACTTGTGGCTTTGGAAGAGACTAAAGACTTCATAACACACCTGTGCGCTTTGTTCCGAAGGCCTATAGATTCCATCCGGTTATATACAGTAAACGGGTGTGAAATCAACGATTTGAGACTTATACGAGACGAGGAGAAGATCTACCTGTGTTCAGGATCTGAAACAGACGACTGCGATGAGTGTAAAGTGGAGAATAGTTTGGAGAATCGCTTAAAGAAATTGATTATCGAGGACGAAGAAAGTCCGACGGAGAATTCAGCTTCTTCCGATTGGATCACGCTCAATGTTGGAGGAAGACACTTCACGACTTCACGGTCTACACTCTTGGCCAAGGAACCTTCGTCAATGTTAGCCAGAATGTTCGcatatactaataataatatgtacttaatgaGCCCAAGCGCAAGAGATGAGACTGGAGCCTATTTGATAGACAGAAGTCCCGAGTATTTCGAGCCTATTCTCAACTATTTAAGGCATGGAGAAGTGATACTGGATAAACATGTCAACCCTAAAGGAGTATTGGAAGAGGCTTCATTTTatg GTATAGAATCCATGATACCTGAACTTCAACAGTTAGTTGAGGACTATAAAAGCAATACCGGCAGAAAAGag gtATTGACCCGTATGGATGTGGTCCGTgccatcattttgacccccacAAGCTCGGAGTTGAGGTTCCAAGGAGTCGACATGTCTGGCGCTGACCTTAGTCGACTGGACTTGAGAAATATCAATTTTAAG TACGCCTGTTTGTCAAATTGTAATCTAACTGGGGCAAATCTGTCGCATTGCTGTTTGGAGCGCGCAGACTTGTCGCACGCCAATCTTGAAGGGGCACAGCTGCTGGGGGTCAAAGCACTTTGTGCGAATATGGAAG GAGCCAATTTAAAGGGGAGCAACATGGAAGATCCTCTTGGTTCCAGGGCTGTTATGGAAGGTGTTAACTtaaaag GTGCCAATCTGGAGGGAAGCAATATGGCGGGTGTGAACCTTCGTGTGGCCACATTAAAGAATGCCAATCTAAGAAACTGTGATCTTAGAACGGCTGTGCTGGCGGGGGCAGACTTagag tACTGCGACCTGTCCGGCAGTGACCTGCATGACGCGAACCTCCGCGGCGCCAACCTCAAAGATACAGCCTTCGAACTAATGTTGACTCCCCTACACATGTCGCAGACTATAAGATAA